A genomic window from Diospyros lotus cultivar Yz01 chromosome 2, ASM1463336v1, whole genome shotgun sequence includes:
- the LOC127796025 gene encoding glucan endo-1,3-beta-glucosidase 13-like yields MAKVFRAMLATSLLLLLLDICKGSKIGVCYGRYADDLPTPDKVAQLVRLHNIKYLRIYDSNIQVLKAFANTRVELMVGIPNSDLLPFSQFQSNADTWLKNSILPYYPATKITYITVGAEVTEAPDNVSALVVPAMQNVFTALRKAGLHKRIKVSSTHSLGVLSRSFPPSAGAFNSSHAFFLKPMLEFLAENQSPFMVNTYPYYAYRDSHNKVSLDYALFESSSEVIDQNTGLLYTNMLDAQIDAIYFALMALNFKTIKVMVTETGWPSKGSTKEKAATPDNAQTYNANLIRHVINDSGTPAKPGEELDVYIFSLFNENRKPGLDSERNWGLFYPDQTSVYNLDFTGRGALDTSIQSNVTGSNGTWCIASATASEADLQNALDWACGTGNVDCSPIQPSQPCFEPDSLVSHASYAFNGYYQQNGATDIACSFGGAGIKTNKNPSYDNCLYMTAGGRKTAASNSTAAPATASSSSSSSSSSSSIQVRFSVWISSCLLLATLPFV; encoded by the exons ATGGCGAAAGTGTTCAGAGCCATGCTTGCGACCTCTCTGCTCCTATTGCTCCTGG ATATCTGCAAGGGGAGCAAAATTGGAGTTTGCTATGGAAGATATGCCGACGACCTTCCCACGCCAGATAAAGTTGCACAGTTGGTTCGACTTCACAACATCAAATATTTGAGGATATATGATTCAAACATCCAGGTTCTTAAGGCCTTTGCAAACACTAGAGTTGAGCTCATGGTTGGGATTCCGAATTCAGATTTGTTGCCATTCTCCCAATTCCAATCCAATGCCGACACCTGGTTGAAAAACAGCATCCTCCCTTACTATCCAGCCACAAAGATCACTTACATAACTGTTGGTGCTGAAGTGACAGAAGCACCCGATAATGTCTCTGCCCTGGTTGTACCTGCTATGCAAAATGTTTTCACGGCTCTAAGAAAAGCTGGCCTGCACAAGAGGATTAAAGTTTCGAGTACCCACTCTCTCGGCGTTTTGTCTAGATCATTTCCACCTTCTGCTGGAGCCTTTAACAGTAGCCATGCATTCTTTCTGAAGCCTATGCTGGAGTTTCTTGCAGAGAATCAGTCACCTTTCATGGTTAACACCTATCCTTATTATGCTTATAGAGATTCGCATAATAAAGTTTCTCTTGATTATGCGCTCTTTGAGTCATCCTCTGAAGTAATCGACCAAAATACCGGTCTGCTATACACCAACATGTTAGATGCACAAATTGATGCTATTTATTTTGCACTGATGGCCCTAAACTTCAAAACAATCAAGGTTATGGTCACTGAGACTGGCTGGCCTTCCAAGGGATCTACCAAAGAGAAGGCTGCTACTCCAGATAATGCCCAGACTTACAACGCCAATCTGATTCGCCACGTTATCAATGATTCAGGTACCCCCGCTAAGCCTGGAGAGGAGCTAGATGTGTATATTTTTTCATTGTTCAACGAGAACAGAAAACCTGGTCTGGATTCAGAGAGGAATTGGGGCCTATTTTATCCAGACCAAACAAGTGTTTATAACCTTGATTTCACTGGAAGGGGTGCCTTGGACACGAGTATACAATCAAATGTTACTGGTTCAAACGGAACATGGTGTATTGCTTCGGCTACTGCCTCTGAAGCTGACTTACAGAACGCCTTGGATTGGGCTTGTGGTACCGGGAATGTGGACTGCTCTCCTATTCAACCCAGTCAACCTTGTTTTGAGCCGGATAGTTTAGTTTCGCATGCATCTTATGCATTCAACGGTTATTACCAACAAAATGGAGCTACCGATATTGCTTGCAGTTTTGGAGGAGCTGGcattaaaacaaacaagaacCCTA GCTATGACAACTGCTTGTATATGACAGCCGG GGGCAGAAAAACTGCTGCAAGTAATTCAACAGCAGCTCCTGCAACAgcttcatcttcctcttcttcttcttcttcttcttcctctattcaAGTACGATTTTCTGTATGGATTTCTAGTTGTCTGCTTTTGGCCACCCTTCCATTTGTCTGA
- the LOC127796026 gene encoding profilin-like produces the protein MSWQTYVDEHLMCEIEGNRLFAAAIIGQDAAVWAQSATFPQFKLEEITAIMNDFAEPGSLAPTGLYLGGTKYMVIQGEPGAVIRGKKGPGGITVKKTSQALIIGIYDEPMTPGQCNMVVERLGDYLIDQGL, from the exons atgTCGTGGCAGACGTACGTGGACGAGCATCTGATGTGCGAAATCGAGGGGAACCGCCTCTTCGCCGCAGCCATCATCGGCCAGGACGCCGCTGTCTGGGCACAGAGCGCCACCTTCCCTCAG TTCAAGCTTGAAGAAATAACAGCTATCATGAATGATTTTGCCGAGCCGGGTTCGCTCGCTCCAACTGGCTTATACCTTGGAGGGACAAAATACATGGTGATCCAAGGGGAACCTGGAGCTGTCATTCGAGGGAAGAAG GGTCCTGGCGGCATTACTGTTAAGAAGACTAGTCAGGCATTGATCATTGGCATCTACGACGAGCCAATGACACCTGGCCAGTGCAACATGGTTGTTGAAAGGCTTGGTGATTATCTCATCGACCAGGGTCTTTAA
- the LOC127796027 gene encoding profilin-4 isoform X1, with the protein MSWQTYVDEHLMCDIEGQNQHLTAAAILGHDGSVWAQSASFPQQFKPEEITGIMTDFNEPGHLAPTGLHLGGTKYMVIQGEPGAVIRGKKGSGGVTVKKTGQALVFGIYEEPVTPGQCNMVVERLGDYLIDQGL; encoded by the exons ATGTCGTGGCAAACTTACGTCGACGAGCACTTGATGTGTGACATCGAGGGTCAAAATCAACACCTCACCGCCGCCGCCATCCTCGGCCACGACGGTAGCGTCTGGGCTCAGAGCGCCAGTTTCCCTCAG CAGTTTAAGCCCGAGGAAATCACTGGTATCATGACCGATTTTAATGAGCCAGGCCACCTGGCCCCTACAGGGCTACACCTGGGTGGCACAAAGTACATGGTCATCCAAGGAGAGCCTGGAGCTGTCATCCGTGGAAAGAAG GGATCTGGAGGCGTCACCGTAAAGAAGACTGGGCAAGCTCTGGTCTTCGGCATTTACGAGGAACCTGTAACTCCTGGACAGTGCAACATGGTGGTTGAGAGGCTCGGAGATTACCTAATTGATCAGGGCCTGTAG
- the LOC127796027 gene encoding profilin-4 isoform X2: MSWQTYVDEHLMCDIEGQNQHLTAAAILGHDGSVWAQSASFPQFKPEEITGIMTDFNEPGHLAPTGLHLGGTKYMVIQGEPGAVIRGKKGSGGVTVKKTGQALVFGIYEEPVTPGQCNMVVERLGDYLIDQGL, encoded by the exons ATGTCGTGGCAAACTTACGTCGACGAGCACTTGATGTGTGACATCGAGGGTCAAAATCAACACCTCACCGCCGCCGCCATCCTCGGCCACGACGGTAGCGTCTGGGCTCAGAGCGCCAGTTTCCCTCAG TTTAAGCCCGAGGAAATCACTGGTATCATGACCGATTTTAATGAGCCAGGCCACCTGGCCCCTACAGGGCTACACCTGGGTGGCACAAAGTACATGGTCATCCAAGGAGAGCCTGGAGCTGTCATCCGTGGAAAGAAG GGATCTGGAGGCGTCACCGTAAAGAAGACTGGGCAAGCTCTGGTCTTCGGCATTTACGAGGAACCTGTAACTCCTGGACAGTGCAACATGGTGGTTGAGAGGCTCGGAGATTACCTAATTGATCAGGGCCTGTAG
- the LOC127796028 gene encoding acid phosphatase 1-like, with the protein MGTGRCVVAVLIFSLISKSFARPIIRTTPENHRSAGADLISDGWTLTSEDFLYCDSWRLAIETNNAGIWSRIPARCEEYVKDYVSGDRYQSDSKVITEYALDFAKTVEVAGEGGDAWVFDVDETLLSNVPYYAAHGFGSETFDEGSFNEWAIEADAPALPASLKFYKELQQLGFTIFLLTGRDESQRNVTEQNLVYAGYSNWERLILRGTSDAGKLATTYKSEKRKELEDEGYTIHGSSGDQWSDLLGFAVAKRSFKLPNPMYYIA; encoded by the exons ATGGGCACTGGCAGATGCGTCGTCGCAGTTCTCATCTTCAGCCTCATATCCAAATCCTTTGCCCGACCGATAATACGGACCACGCCGGAGAACCACAGATCAGCCGGTGCCGACCTGATCTCCGACGGTTGGACCCTAACCAGTGAAGATTTCTTGTACTGCGACAGCTGGAGATTGGCCATCGAGACGAATAACGCCGGGATCTGGAGCCGGATTCCGGCGAGGTGCGAAGAGTACGTCAAGGACTACGTGTCCGGCGACCGGTACCAATCGGACTCAAAGGTAATCACTGAGTACGCGCTGGATTTCGCGAAGACGGTGGAGGTCGCCGGAGAAGGCGGGGACGCCTGGGTTTTTGATGTGGATGAGACGCTCCTCTCCAACGTGCCTTACTACGCAGCCCATGGCTTCGG ATCAGAAACATTTGATGAAGGATCTTTCAATGAATGGGCAATCGAAGCTGATGCACCTGCCTTACCAGCAAGTTTGAAGTTTTATAAGGAGCTTCAACAACTAGGGTTTACTATATTTCTGTTAACCGGCCGGGATGAATCTCAGAGAAACGTTACAGAGCAGAATCTTGTATATGCCGGTTACAGCAACTGGGAAAGACTTATACTGAG GGGAACTTCGGATGCTGGCAAGCTGGCCACAACCTACAAATCCGAGAAGAGAAAGGAGTTGGAAGATGAAGGTTATACAATTCATGGAAGCTCCGGCGATCAGTGGAGCGACTTGCTGGGCTTTGCAGTGGCTAAACGATCATTTAAACTTCCAAATCCAATGTATTACATCGCCTGA